In Apium graveolens cultivar Ventura unplaced genomic scaffold, ASM990537v1 ctg7760, whole genome shotgun sequence, one genomic interval encodes:
- the LOC141704364 gene encoding F-box protein PP2-B15-like, producing the protein MYQAFMPQCIIHVNRFSEEVDVLDKGRCVDIRGKMKIGMLSPHTTYETYLVFKIYEDACGLDSAKTSIRFVNEREEVPDDEASIVYPDPRTSAHNIEQRNGEFSRWRKDEWMEIKIAEFETGARDDDDEVETRFMSTDTNVLKAGLIVQGFEFRPKQPMAVV; encoded by the coding sequence ATGTATCAGGCATTCATGCCTCAATGTATTATCCATGTGAACAGATTTTCAGAGGAGGTTGATGTACTTGACAAGGGGCGGTGTGTTGATATTCGTGGTAAAATGAAAATTGGAATGTTATCTCCTCACACCACTTATGAAACATATCTTGTCTTTAAAATATATGAGGATGCCTGCGGACTTGATTCGGCAAAGACATCCATTAGATTTGTTAATGAAAGAGAGGAGGTGCCTGATGATGAAGCTAGCATAGTTTATCCTGATCCAAGAACATCTGCACACAACATTGAGCAACGAAATGGAGAGTTTAGTCGGTGGAGGAAGGACGAATGGATGGAGATTAAGATAGCAGAGTTTGAGACTGGTGCAagagatgatgatgatgaggtgGAGACGCGATTTATGTCAACTGATACAAATGTACTCAAGGCTGGCCTTATCGTACAAGGTTTCGAGTTTAGGCCTAAACAACCCATGGCAGTTGTTTAA
- the LOC141704365 gene encoding F-box protein PP2-B15-like, whose protein sequence is MYQAFMPQCIIHVNRFSEEVAVLDKGRCVDIRGKMKIGMLSPHTTYETYLVFKIYEDACGLDSAKTSIRFVNEREEVPDDEASIVYPDPRTSAHNIEQRNGEFSRWRKDEWMEIKIAEFETGARDDDDEVETRFMSTDTNVLKAGLIVQGFEFRPKQPMAVV, encoded by the coding sequence ATGTATCAGGCATTCATGCCTCAATGTATTATCCATGTGAACAGATTTTCAGAGGAGGTTGCTGTACTTGACAAGGGGCGGTGTGTTGATATTCGTGGCAAAATGAAAATTGGAATGTTATCTCCTCACACCACTTATGAAACATATCTTGTCTTTAAAATATATGAGGATGCCTGCGGACTTGATTCGGCAAAGACATCCATTAGATTTGTTAATGAAAGAGAGGAGGTGCCTGATGATGAAGCTAGCATAGTTTATCCTGATCCAAGAACATCTGCACACAACATCGAGCAACGAAATGGAGAGTTTAGTCGGTGGAGGAAGGACGAATGGATGGAGATTAAGATAGCAGAGTTTGAGACTGGTGCAagagatgatgatgatgaggtgGAGACGCGATTTATGTCAACTGATACAAATGTACTCAAGGCTGGCCTTATCGTACAAGGTTTCGAGTTTAGGCCTAAACAACCCATGGCAGTTGTTTAA